The following are from one region of the Populus trichocarpa isolate Nisqually-1 chromosome 8, P.trichocarpa_v4.1, whole genome shotgun sequence genome:
- the LOC18101880 gene encoding major allergen Pru ar 1, translating into MGLITFENEFSVAVPPAKLFKVYCLETDTLIPKILPQSIKSSEIIEGNGGPGTIRKVTFVEGKGLTYVKQKIETIDEENFAYSFSLIESNVWMEGVEKVIFEHKFVPTPEGGSICKRTSKYYIKDGAEIKEDQIKKDGRKTEGLFKAVEAYFLANPDA; encoded by the exons ATGGGTCTCATCActtttgaaaatgagttttctGTCGCTGTCCCTCCTGCCAAGCTCTTCAAGGTCTATTGCCTTGAGACTGATACTCTTATACCTAAAATTCTACCACAATCAATTAAAAGCTCTGAGATAATTGAAGGAAATGGAGGGCCAGGAACAATAAGGAAGGTCACTTTTGTTGAAG GCAAAGGACTCACCTACGTGAAGCAGAAGATTGAAACAATTGATGAAGAGAATTTCGCATACAGCTTCAGTTTGATTGAATCAAACGTTTGGATGGAGGGAGTTGAGAAAGTCATTTTCGAACATAAGTTTGTGCCCACTCCTGAGGGAGGATCCATCTGCAAAAGAACAAGCAAGTACTATATAAAGGATGGTGCTGAGATCAAGGAGGATCAAATCAAGAAGGATGGCAGGAAGACCGAAGGACTGTTCAAGGCTGTCGAAGCTTACTTCTTGGCAAATCCTGATGCGTGA
- the LOC18101881 gene encoding major allergen Pru ar 1 produces the protein MGLITFENEFSVAVPPAKLFKVYCLETDTLIPKILPQAIISSEIIEGNGGPGTIRKVTFVEGKGLTYVKQKIETIDEENFAYSFSLIESNVWMEGVEKVIFEHKFVPTPEGGSICKRTSKYYIKDGAEIKEDQIKKDGKKTEGLFKAVEAYFLANPDA, from the exons ATGGGTCTCATCActtttgaaaatgagttttctGTCGCTGTCCCTCCTGCCAAGCTCTTCAAGGTCTATTGCCTTGAGACTGATACTCTTATACCTAAAATTCTACCGCAAGCTATTATAAGCTCTGAGATAATTGAAGGAAACGGAGGGCCAGGAACAATAAGAAAGGTCACTTTTGTTGAAG GCAAAGGACTCACCTACGTGAAGCAGAAGATTGAAACAATTGATGAAGAGAATTTCGCATACAGCTTCAGTTTGATTGAATCTAACGTTTGGATGGAGGGAGTTGAGAAAGTGATTTTTGAGCACAAGTTTGTGCCCACTCCTGAGGGAGGATCCATCTGCAAAAGAACAAGCAAGTACTATATAAAGGATGGTGCTGAGATCAAGGAGGATCAAATCAAGAAGGATGGCAAGAAGACCGAAGGACTGTTCAAGGCTGTCGAAGCTTACTTCTTGGCAAATCCTGATGCGTGA